Proteins co-encoded in one Neofelis nebulosa isolate mNeoNeb1 chromosome 2, mNeoNeb1.pri, whole genome shotgun sequence genomic window:
- the TBR1 gene encoding T-box brain protein 1 has product MQLEHCLSPSIMLSKKFLNVSSSYPHSGGSELVLHDHPIISTTDNLERSSPLKKITRGMTNQSDTDNFPDSKDSPGDVQRSKLSPVLDGVSELRHSFDGSAADRYLLSQSSQPQSAATAPSAMFPYPGQHGPAHPAFSIGSPSRYMAHHPVITNGAYNSLLSNSSPQGYPAAGYPYPQQYSHSYQGAPFYQFSSTQPGLVPGKAQVYLCNRPLWLKFHRHQTEMIITKQGRRMFPFLSFNISGLDPTAHYNIFVDVILADPNHWRFQGGKWVPCGKADTNVQGNRVYMHPDSPNTGAHWMRQEISFGKLKLTNNKGASNNNGQMVVLQSLHKYQPRLHVVEVNEDGTEDTSQPGRVQTFTFPETQFIAVTAYQNTDITQLKIDHNPFAKGFRDNYDTIYTGCDMDRLTPSPNDSPRSQIVPGARYAMAGSFLQDQFVSNYAKARFHPGAGAGPGPGTDRSVPHTNGLLSPQQAEDPGAPSPQRWFVTPANNRLDFAASAYDTATDFAGNAATLLSYAAAGVKALPLQAAGCTGRPLGYYADPSGWGARSPPQYCGAKSGSVLPCWPNSAAAAARMAGANPYLGEEAEGLAAERSPLPPGAAEDAKPKDLSDSSWIETPSSIKSIDSSDSGIYEQAKRRRISPADTPVSESSSPLKSEVLAQRDCEKNCAKDIGGYYGFYSHS; this is encoded by the exons ATGCAGCTGGAGCACTGCCTTTCTCCTTCTATCATGCTCTCCAAGAAATTTCTCAATGTGAGCAGCAGCTACCCACATTCAGGCGGATCTGAGCTTGTCTTGCACGATCATCCCATTATCTCGACCACTGACAACCTGGAGAGAAGTTcacctttgaaaaaaattaccaggGGGATGACGAATCAGTCAGATACAGACAATTTTCCTGACTCCAAGGACTCACCAGGGGACGTCCAGAGAAGTAAACTCTCTCCTGTCTTGGACGGGGTCTCTGAGCTTCGTCACAGTTTCGATGGCTCTGCTGCAGATCGCTACCTCCTCTCTCAGTCCAGCCAGCCACAGTCTGCGGCCACTGCTCCCAGTGCCATGTTCCCGTACCCCGGCCAGCACGGACCGGCGCACCCCGCCTTCTCCATCGGCAGCCCCAGCCGCTACATGGCCCACCACCCGGTCATCACCAACGGAGCCTACAACAGCCTCCTGTCCAACTCCTCACCGCAGGGCTACCCCGCGGCCGGCTACCCCTACCCACAGCAGTACAGCCACTCCTACCAAGGAGCCCCTTTCTACCAGTTCTCTTCCACACAGCCCGGACTGGTACCCGGCAAAGCTCAGGTGTACCTGTGCAACAGGCCCCTCTGGCTGAAATTTCACCGCCACCAAACGGAGATGATCATCACCAAACAAGGAAG GcgcatgtttccttttttaagttttaacatTTCTGGTCTCGATCCCACGGCTCATTACAATATTTTTGTGGATGTGATTTTGGCGGATCCCAATCACTGGAGGTTTCAAGGAGGCAAATGGGTTCCTTGCGGCAAAGCGGACACCAATGTGCAAG GAAATCGGGTATATATGCATCCGGATTCCCCCAACACGGGGGCTCATTGGATGCGCCAAGAAATCtcttttggaaaattaaaacttacaAACAACAAAGGAGCTTCAAACAACAATGGGCAG ATGGTGGTTTTACAGTCCTTGCATAAGTACCAGCCCCGCCTGCATGTGGTGGAAGTGAACGAGGACGGCACGGAGGACACCAGCCAGCCCGGCCGCGTGCAGACGTTCACTTTTCCCGAGACTCAGTTCATCGCTGTCACCGCCTACCAGAACACCGAT ATTACACAATTGAAAATAGATCACAACCCCTTTGCAAAAGGATTTCGGGATAATTATGACAC GATCTACACTGGCTGCGACATGGACCGCCTGACCCCCTCGCCCAACGACTCCCCGCGCTCGCAGATTGTGCCCGGGGCCCGCTACGCTATGGCCGGTTCTTTCCTGCAGGACCAGTTCGTGAGCAACTACGCCAAGGCCCGCTTCCACCCCGGTGCGGGCGCGGGCCCCGGGCCGGGCACGGACCGCAGTGTGCCGCACACCAACGGGCTGCTGTCGCCGCAGCAGGCCGAGGACCCGGGCGCGCCGTCGCCGCAGCGCTGGTTTGTGACACCGGCCAACAACCGGCTGGACTTCGCCGCTTCGGCCTACGACACAGCCACGGACTTCGCGGGCAACGCGGCTACGCTGCTCTCGTACGCGGCCGCGGGCGTGAAAGCGCTGCCGCTGCAGGCGGCGGGCTGCACCGGCCGTCCTCTCGGCTACTACGCCGACCCGTCCGGCTGGGGCGCGCGCAGCCCCCCGCAGTACTGCGGCGCCAAGTCGGGCTCGGTGCTGCCCTGCTGGCCCAAcagcgccgcggccgccgcccgcATGGCGGGCGCCAACCCCTATTTGGGCGAGGAGGCCGAGGGCCTGGCCGCCGAGCGCTCGCCGCTGCCACCCGGCGCCGCCGAGGACGCCAAGCCCAAGGACCTGTCCGACTCCAGCTGGATCGAGACGCCCTCCTCCATCAAGTCCATCGACTCGAGCGACTCGGGGATTTACGAGCAGGCCAAGCGGAGGCGGATCTCACCCGCCGACACGCCGGTGTCCGAGAGCTCGTCGCCGCTCAAGAGCGAGGTGCTGGCCCAGCGGGACTGCGAGAAGAACTGCGCCAAGGACATAGGCGGCTACTACGGCTTCTACTCGCACAGCTAG